One stretch of Carassius gibelio isolate Cgi1373 ecotype wild population from Czech Republic chromosome B1, carGib1.2-hapl.c, whole genome shotgun sequence DNA includes these proteins:
- the LOC127949295 gene encoding F-box only protein 8 isoform X1 produces the protein MCQIGISTNRFRERRDFVLQPNMMEDLLLRKYLQMGQGLWRVVRNQQLQQQYSEQCFLQRDGEQGQRMGPPLAEPLQQHRTPQCQVPGADISYLLRVRKGREEQGFIDLEMLPPELSITILSYLNATDLCLASCVWQDLGNDEYLWQGLCKSTWGHCSIYNRRLPSGFSYRKLYLELDEGSLTFNANPQEGISYFMSRGILVDHPKEIAKFIFYTRMLNWKMLRIYLDERRDVLDELVKLHNFSNQFLPNALRDFFRHIHAPEERGEYLETLITKFSHRFCACNPTLVRDAGLSPDAVYVLCYSLILLSIDLTSPHVKNKMSKREFIRNTRRAAQNISEDFVGHLYDNIYLIGHVAA, from the exons ATCTGCAGATGGGTCAAGGTCTGTGGAGGGTGGTGAGGAACCAGCAGCTGCAGCAGCAGTACAGTGAACAGTGCTTCCTCCAGCGGGACGGAGAGCAGGGCCAGAGGATGGGGCCCCCGCTGGCTGAGCCGCTGCAGCAGCACCGCACACCGCAGTGCCAGGTGCCCGGCGCCGACATCAGCTACCTGCTGCGCGTCCGCAAGGGCAGAGAGGAGCAGGGCTTCATCGATCTTGAGATGCTGCCGCCCGAACTCAGCATCACTATCCTCTCCTACCTGAATGCTACCGACCTGTGCCTGGCCTCCTGCGTGTGGCAGGACTTGGGGAATGATGAGTACCTGTGGCAGGG CCTGTGCAAGTCCACTTGGGGTCACTGTTCCATATACAACCGAAGGCTTCCATCTGGATTTTCATACAGAAAACTCTACTTGGAATTAGATGAAGGAAGTCTAACCTTCAACGCCAACCCGCAAGAG GGTATCAGTTACTTCATGTCCAGAGGTATTCTTGTGGACCACCCGAAGGAAATTGCCAAGTTTATATTCTATACCAGAATGCTGAATTGGAAGATGCTGCGGATTTATCTCGATGaacg GCGAGATGTCTTGGATGAGCTTGTCAAACTTCATAACTTTAGTAACCAGTTCCTCCCTAATGCACTGAGAGACTTCTTCAGACACATTCATGCGCCGGAGGAGAGGGGCGAGTACCTGGAGACCCTCATCACTAAGTTTTCTCATCGTTTCTGTGCCTGTAACCCCACTCTGGTGCGGGATGCGGGCTTAAGTCCTG ATGCAGTGTACGTGCTGTGCTACTCCCTGATCCTTCTCTCCATCGACCTGACCAGTCCTCACGTAAAGAACAAGATGTCCAAGAGGGAGTTTATCCGAAATACACGGCGGGCTGCTCAGAACATCAGCGAGGACTTTGTAGGGCACCTCTATGACAACATCTATCTGATCGGCCATGTGGCGGCCTAG
- the LOC127949295 gene encoding F-box only protein 8 isoform X2 — translation MGQGLWRVVRNQQLQQQYSEQCFLQRDGEQGQRMGPPLAEPLQQHRTPQCQVPGADISYLLRVRKGREEQGFIDLEMLPPELSITILSYLNATDLCLASCVWQDLGNDEYLWQGLCKSTWGHCSIYNRRLPSGFSYRKLYLELDEGSLTFNANPQEGISYFMSRGILVDHPKEIAKFIFYTRMLNWKMLRIYLDERRDVLDELVKLHNFSNQFLPNALRDFFRHIHAPEERGEYLETLITKFSHRFCACNPTLVRDAGLSPDAVYVLCYSLILLSIDLTSPHVKNKMSKREFIRNTRRAAQNISEDFVGHLYDNIYLIGHVAA, via the exons ATGGGTCAAGGTCTGTGGAGGGTGGTGAGGAACCAGCAGCTGCAGCAGCAGTACAGTGAACAGTGCTTCCTCCAGCGGGACGGAGAGCAGGGCCAGAGGATGGGGCCCCCGCTGGCTGAGCCGCTGCAGCAGCACCGCACACCGCAGTGCCAGGTGCCCGGCGCCGACATCAGCTACCTGCTGCGCGTCCGCAAGGGCAGAGAGGAGCAGGGCTTCATCGATCTTGAGATGCTGCCGCCCGAACTCAGCATCACTATCCTCTCCTACCTGAATGCTACCGACCTGTGCCTGGCCTCCTGCGTGTGGCAGGACTTGGGGAATGATGAGTACCTGTGGCAGGG CCTGTGCAAGTCCACTTGGGGTCACTGTTCCATATACAACCGAAGGCTTCCATCTGGATTTTCATACAGAAAACTCTACTTGGAATTAGATGAAGGAAGTCTAACCTTCAACGCCAACCCGCAAGAG GGTATCAGTTACTTCATGTCCAGAGGTATTCTTGTGGACCACCCGAAGGAAATTGCCAAGTTTATATTCTATACCAGAATGCTGAATTGGAAGATGCTGCGGATTTATCTCGATGaacg GCGAGATGTCTTGGATGAGCTTGTCAAACTTCATAACTTTAGTAACCAGTTCCTCCCTAATGCACTGAGAGACTTCTTCAGACACATTCATGCGCCGGAGGAGAGGGGCGAGTACCTGGAGACCCTCATCACTAAGTTTTCTCATCGTTTCTGTGCCTGTAACCCCACTCTGGTGCGGGATGCGGGCTTAAGTCCTG ATGCAGTGTACGTGCTGTGCTACTCCCTGATCCTTCTCTCCATCGACCTGACCAGTCCTCACGTAAAGAACAAGATGTCCAAGAGGGAGTTTATCCGAAATACACGGCGGGCTGCTCAGAACATCAGCGAGGACTTTGTAGGGCACCTCTATGACAACATCTATCTGATCGGCCATGTGGCGGCCTAG